One segment of Alnus glutinosa chromosome 2, dhAlnGlut1.1, whole genome shotgun sequence DNA contains the following:
- the LOC133861251 gene encoding uncharacterized GPI-anchored protein At4g28100, translating into MVSIMTVFRSFIWLWFVARYARAGFLSEPANQGGYLVPAYPVQTQTQACRLDLSAELFGGVSEACGKNLDRSRCCPVLAAWLFAAHAGTALQVSSAAPEPALEADLPMMPDDSQRCVNALQSSLLSRGIRIPQPNASCDAILCFCGIRLHQISSLSCPAAFNVTGFHNATPTASVKNLEKNCRNSSYSGCTKCLGALQKLKGGYKNGTGDGPTTERASKMFNRDCQLMGLTWLLARNKTAYIPTVSAVLRAIMYSAHPPRESTCSPDQENMPLAVDSLQFENAQSSSSPSIFWFPILPLIILVSLLV; encoded by the exons ATGGTGTCGATTATGACCGTTTTTAGGTCTTTTATTTGGTTGTGGTTCGTGGCTCGCTACGCTCGCGCCGGTTTTCTTTCTGAACCAGCTAACCAAGGCGGGTACCTGGTCCCGGCCTACCCTGTCCAGACCCAGACGCAGGCCTGCCGGCTCGACCTCTCAGCCGAGCTCTTCGGCGGCGTGAGCGAAGCCTGCGGGAAGAACCTGGACCGGAGCCGCTGCTGCCCCGTCTTAGCGGCGTGGCTCTTCGCGGCACACGCCGGGACGGCTCTCCAGGTGTCGTCGGCGGCTCCAGAGCCGGCGCTGGAAGCCGACCTCCCGATGATGCCGGACGACTCGCAGAGGTGCGTGAACGCGCTGCAGAGCTCGCTGCTTAGCCGTGGCATTCGGATTCCGCAGCCGAACGCGAGCTGCGACGCTATTCTTTGCTTCTGCGGTATTCGGCTCCACCAGATCAGCTCGCTCAGCTGCCCCGCTGCTTTCAACGTTACGGGGTTCCACAATGCGACTCCCACGGCTTCCGTCAAGAATTTGGAGAAGAATTGCCGGAATTCTTCTTACTCCGGCTGTACCAAGTGCCTTGGGGCTCTTCAAAAG CTCAAGGGTGGGTACAAAAACGGAACGGGGGACGGGCCCACAACAGAGAGGGCGAGCAAGATGTTCAACAGGGACTGCCAGCTCATGGGACTCACGTGGCTGCTCGCCCGGAACAAAACGGCGTACATTCCAACGGTCTCGGCTGTGTTGCGGGCCATCATGTACAGTGCGCACCCCCCGCGCGAGTCCACGTGCAGCCCGGACCAAGAGAACATGCCGCTGGCCGTTGATTCCCTGCAGTTCGAGAATGCCCAGTCCTCATCTTCACCGTCCATTTTTTGGTTTCCCATTTTGCCCCTAATCATTTTGGTTTCACTGTTGGTCTAG
- the LOC133860807 gene encoding transcription factor MYB102-like, which produces MGRAPCCDKNGLKKGPWTPEEDLKLTNFIQLHGPGNWRTLPKNAGLQRCGKSCRLRWTNYLRPDIKRGRFSFEEEETIIQLHSILGNKWSAIAARLPGRTDNEIKNYWNTHIRKRLLRMGIDPVTHAPRLDFLDLQSIISSSLCNQSILNMSNFLGTQALMNPELLKLATAILSLKQQNQVPFPKDLQDQLCNSLLQDQVQPLQLNQYQAPLQEGLSSEMTNQLMQANVEAFGNSHENSKPSSLNDDFVCQLQNNMYCSSNPTVPDLPESSNFQSLYNRTIQNFSFDRSVVSTPISSPTPLNSSSTFINSSTEDERDSYCSNLLKFEIPESFDMDGFM; this is translated from the exons ATGGGAAGAGCTCCTTGTTGTGACAAGAATGGACTCAAGAAAGGTCCATGGACTCCAGAGGAAGATCTTAAGCTCACCAACTTCATTCAGCTCCATGGACCTGGCAACTGGAGAACCCTTCCAAAGAATGCAG GGTTGCAAAGATGTGGAAAGAGTTGCCGTCTTCGATGGACCAACTATCTGAGGCCCGATATCAAGAGAGGAAGATTCTcatttgaagaagaagagacaaTAATCCAATTGCACAGCATCTTAGGAAACAA ATGGTCAGCCATAGCAGCTCGCTTGCCTGGAAGAACTGACAATGAAATCAAGAATTACTGGAACACCCACATCAGAAAAAGGCTGCTAAGAATGGGGATCGATCCTGTGACTCATGCTCCTCGCCTCGATTTTCTTGACTTACAATCAATCATAAGTTCATCTTTATGCAACCAATCTATTCTCAACATGTCAAACTTTTTAGGCACTCAAGCCCTCATGAATCCAGAACTGTTAAAGCTAGCCACCGCTATCTTATCACtgaaacaacaaaaccaagttCCCTTTCCAAAAGATCTTCAAGACCAACTTTGCAATTCCTTGTTGCAAGACCAAGTCCAACCATTACAACTCAACCAATATCAAGCTCCACTACAAGAAGGACTTTCATCGGAGATGACAAACCAACTCATGCAAGCCAATGTGGAAGCTTTTGGTAATTCCCATGAAAATTCAAAACCTTCAAGCCTAAACGACGATTTTGTTTGCCAGCTGCAGAACAACATGTATTGCAGCTCTAATCCTACGGTTCCTGATCTGCCGGAAAGTTCAAATTTCCAGTCGCTATACAACAGGACTATTCAGAACTTCAGCTTTGATCGGTCTGTTGTGTCGACGCCTATATCGAGCCCTACTCCCTTGAATTCGTCATCCACATTCATCAACAGCAGCACTGAAGATGAAAGAGACAGCTACTGCAGCAACTTGTTAAAGTTTGAAATTCCAGAGAGTTTTGACATGGATGGATTCATGTAA
- the LOC133861627 gene encoding phenolic glucoside malonyltransferase 1-like, which translates to MACTHKVLEQHQVRPPPSSVPTTSLPLTFFDIPLLASDGVRCLYFYEFSHHFTQTVLPTLAHSLSLTLQHFFPLVGNLICPPPPANPYIFYTQGDSIPLTIAESTAIFDHLTGYQPRDIKDFSHLVPKFPPTQMANDTFVFPLLAIQVTLFPNSGICVAVTNRHVIDGRIRSLFMKSWASIFKAGGHDSSCLDKSLRPFYDRDAIRDPNGVMAVFLEEYFVRMRSKWKKDIGNTDLFSGDDSVKATYVLNRANIERLKQRCEKDNESSSTPQHFSSFVITCAFIWVCRMKTQYHEGAIDDDDELCYLAFAADCRNRLEFPVPLTYFGNCLASCKAAAKTSELVGEKGFVVAAKVVARAISKLKSKPLEGAEKWIEDRKNLIGKGHGRVLIVGGSPSFSDYQTDFGWGRPKKFEFINHPIFISLADCRDDEGALEVGVVLRTRASMDTFSSIFEQALNLPY; encoded by the coding sequence ATGGCTTGCACGCACAAGGTTCTTGAGCAACACCAGGTTCGACCACCACCAAGCTCAGTGCCCACAACGTCTCTTCCACTCACTTTCTTTGACATACCACTGCTTGCAAGCGATGGCGTGAGATGCCTCTACTTCTATGAATTCTCTCACCATTTTACTCAAACTGTCCTTCCAACACTCGCACATTCTCTCTCCCTCACTCTCCAACACTTCTTTCCCCTCGTTGGAAATCTCATCTGCCCCCCACCTCCCGCCAACCCCTATATCTTCTACACCCAGGGCGACTCAATCCCATTAACCATTGCAGAGTCTACTGCCATTTTCGACCACCTTACAGGCTACCAACCACGAGATATCAAAGACTTTTCCCACCTTGTTCCCAAGTTTCCACCAACCCAAATGGCGAATGACACCTTCGTTTTCCCTCTTCTAGCCATTCAAGTCACTCTGTTTCCCAACTCGGGCATTTGCGTTGCCGTCACAAATCGCCATGTAATCGATGGCCGGATCCGTAGCCTTTTCATGAAATCTTGGGCATCCATTTTCAAAGCTGGAGGTCATGATTCTTCTTGTCTTGACAAGTCACTACGGCCATTCTATGACAGGGATGCGATCAGAGACCCAAATGGTGTCATGGCCGttttcttggaagagtatttcGTCCGCATGAGATCAAAATGGAAGAAAGATATAGGCaatactgatttatttagtgGGGACGACAGTGTTAAGGCGACATATGTACTAAATCGAGCAAATATAGAAAGACTGAAACAACGATGCGAGAAAGACAATGAGTCGTCGTCAACCCCACAACATTTCTCAAGCTTCGTTATAACATGCGCTTTCATCTGGGTTTGCCGGATGAAAACGCAATATCACGAAGGAGCAATAGATGACGACGATGAGCTTTGCTACTTGGCCTTTGCAGCTGATTGCAGAAACCGCCTCGAATTTCCCGTACCCTTGACATACTTTGGAAACTGTTTAGCTTCTTGTAAAGCAGCGGCCAAAACGAGCGAGCTAGTGGGAGAAAAAGGCTTTGTTGTTGCGGCGAAAGTCGTAGCGAGAGCAATTTCAAAGCTGAAAAGTAAACCTTTAGAAGGGGCGGAGAAATGGATAGAAGATAGGAAGAATTTGATAGGAAAGGGCCATGGGCGTGTTCTCATAGTCGGTGGGTCTCCAAGTTTTAGTGATTATCAGACGGATTTTGGGTGGGGGAGGCCAAAAAAATTCGAGTTCATTAACCATCCAATATTCATTTCTCTTGCTGATTGTAGAGATGACGAGGGTGCTCTTGAGGTTGGGGTGGTGCTCAGAACTCGAGCTTCAATGGACACTTTCTCTTCAATATTTGAACAAGCTCTAAATTTACCCTACTGA